One window from the genome of Amaranthus tricolor cultivar Red isolate AtriRed21 chromosome 9, ASM2621246v1, whole genome shotgun sequence encodes:
- the LOC130823138 gene encoding flap endonuclease 1: protein MGIKGLTKLLADNAPKCMKEQKFESYFNRKIAIDASMSIYQFLIVVGRTGTEMLTNESGEVTSHLQGMFSRTIRLLEAGIKPVYVFDGLPPDLKKQELAKRYAKRADATDDLTDAIEKGDKESIEKYSKRTVKVTKQHNDDCKKLLGLMGVPVVEAPCEAEAQCAALCKSGKVYAVASEDMDSLTFGAPKFLRHLMDPSSKKIPVMEFQMAQVLEELNLTMDQFIDLCILSGCDYCESIKGIGGLTALKLIRQHGSIENILENLNKERYQIPDNWPYQDARLLFKEPLVLSSNEEPELKWGPPDEEGLVNFLVKENGFNIDRVTKAIEKIKAAKSKSSQGRLESFFKPVATDSAPIKRKEKVDAPKGTSNKKQKSGGRKK, encoded by the exons ATGGGGATTAAG ggtttaacGAAGCTACTTGCGGATAATGCACCTAAGTGTATGAAAGAGCAGAAATTCGAGAGTTATTTTAACAGGAAAATCGCTATTGATGCTAGCATGAGCATTTatcaattcctt ATTGTTGTTGGGAGAACCGGGACCGAGATGCTTACAAATGAATCTGGGGAAGTTACTAG TCACTTGCAGGGCATGTTTTCACGAACTATTAGGCTGCTGGAAGCGGGAATAAAGCCTGT CTATGTTTTTGATGGGCTGCCACCGGATTTGAAGAAACAAGAACTTGCCAAACG CTATGCCAAACGAGCTGATGCTACTGACGATTTGACAGATGCTATTGAG AAAGGTGATAAAGAAAGTATTGAGAAGTACAGTAAACGAACGGTGAAG GTGACGAAACAACACAATGATGACTGCAAAAAACTTTTAGGCTTGATGGGAGTTCCTGTGGTTGAG GCTCCGTGTGAAGCAGAGGCACAATGTGCTGCCCTTTGTAAATCTGGAAAA GTTTACGCTGTTGCTTCTGAAGATATGGATTCTCTTACTTTCGGGGCTCCCAAATTTCTCCGTCATTTGATGGATCCAAGCTCGAAGAAAATTCCAGTCATGGAGTTTCAAATGGCACAG GTCTTGGAGGAGCTAAATCTTACAATGGATCAATTCATTGACTTGTGCATTCTCTCTGGCTGTGATTACTGTGAGAGCATAAAAG GTATTGGTGGACTGACTGCATTGAAGCTCATTCGTCAACATGGATCCATAGAGAACATACTTGAGAACTTAAATAAAGAGAG GTATCAGATACCTGACAATTGGCCGTATCAGGATGCCCGACTCTTATTCAAAGAACCTCTAGTGCTGTCTAGTAATGAGGAACCTGAACTCAAGTGGGGCCCTCCTGATGAAGAG ggtttggtGAACTTTCTAGTGAAGGAGAATGGCTTTAATATTGATAGAGTAACGAAG GCGATAGAAAAGATTAAGGCAGCTAAGAGCAAGTCATCACAAGGACG GTTGGAGTCATTCTTCAAACCTGTTGCCACTGATTCCGCTCCCATCAAAAGGAAG GAAAAGGTGGATGCCCCAAAGGGTACATCAAATAAAAAGCAGAAGAGTGGTGGAAGGAAGAAGTAG
- the LOC130823137 gene encoding phytochrome A-like, whose product MSSSTPSQGSSNSGRSKHSARIMAQTIVDAKLHADFEDSSSDFDYSSSVRATSSGGGKQPPRSDKVTSSYLMQIQKGKLIQPFGCLLALDEKTFRVVAYSENAPEMLTMVSHAVPSVGDHPVIGIGTDVRTIFTAPSASALQKALGFADVSLLNPILVHCKTSGKPFYAIIHRVTGSLVIDFEPVKPYEVPMTAAGALQSYKLAAKAITRLQSLPSGNLSKLVDTMVQEVFELTGYDRVMAYKFHDDDHGEVVSEITKPGLDPYLGLHYPATDIPQAARFLFMKNKVRLICDCRAKYVQVIQDEKLPFDLTLCGSTLRAPHGCHAQYMENMNSIGSLVMAVVVNDEDEENNGSTPQPQQKRKRLWGLVVCHHTSPRFVPFPLRYACEFLAQVFAIHVNKELELENQYLEKKILRTQTLLCDMLMRDAPLGIVTQSPNIMDLVKCDGAALLYNNKLWKLGVTPTDYQIKDIAVWLSLDHKDSTGLSTDSLYDAGYPGALALGDSVCGMAAVRITMKDMLFWFRSHTAAEIKWGGAKHHPGEKDDGSKMHPRSSFKAFLEVVKNRSVPWKDFEMDAIHSLQLILRNTFKAMEAADLNTSVIHSKISDLKIDGIRELEAVTSEMVRLIETATVPIFAVDSDGLVNGWNTKISELTRLPVTGAVGKHIAALVEDSSIDTVRNLLQSALQGKEEKNVQFEIKRHQSMVDGPISLVVNACASKDVNGNVIGVCFIAQDITGQKSVMDKFTRIEGDYKAIVQNPNPLIPPIFGTDEFGWCSEWNPAMSKLTGYKREEVIDKMLLGEVFGTQKSCCRLKNQEAFVNLGVVLNGAMSGQDTEKVPIGFFTRSGKFIECLLCVSKKLDREGAVTGAFCFLQLASQDLQHALHVQRLAEQAALKRLKALAYVKRQIRNPLSGIMFSRKMLEGTELGDEQRLLLHTSAQCQRQLNKVLEDSDLDSIIDGYLELDMVEFSIQDVLVASMSQVMTKSNEKGVRIENESSEECLKETLYGDNLRLQQVLADFLWIAVNATPAGGHIGLKVGLAKDKIGESVQLGKLEFRILHTGGGVSEELLGQMFESSGDATEEGISLLISRKLVKLMNGEIQYLRSAGSSTFIISVELAVADKAMH is encoded by the exons ATGTCTTCTTCAACGCCAAGTCAAGGGTCCAGTAATTCTGGACGCTCGAAACACAGTGCTAGGATTATGGCTCAGACTATTGTTGATGCAAAGCTTCATGCAGATTTTGAGGACTCCAGCAGTGATTTTGACTACTCTAGTTCTGTTCGTGCTACTAGCTCTGGTGGAGGAAAACAGCCTCCTAGGTCCGATAAGGTTACCTCATCTTATCTCATGCAGATACAGAAAGGAAAACTAATTCAGCCTTTCGGATGCTTGCTTGCCCTCGATGAGAAGACTTTTAGGGTAGTTGCGTATAGCGAGAATGCCCCAGAAATGCTTACAATGGTTAGCCATGCTGTCCCAAGTGTAGGGGATCATCCGGTAATTGGGATTGGAACTGATGTGAGGACTATATTCACTGCTCCAAGCGCTTCTGCGTTGCAAAAGGCGTTAGGATTTGCCGATGTATCTCTTTTAAATCCAATCTTAGTTCATTGCAAAACATCCGGGAAGCCTTTCTATGCGATCATCCACAGGGTAACAGGCAGCTTGGTCATTGACTTTGAACCCGTGAAGCCGTATGAAGTTCCCATGACAGCTGCTGGTGCCCTGCAATCGTACAAGCTTGCAGCCAAAGCAATTACTCGTTTGCAATCTTTGCCGAGTGGAAATCTCAGCAAACTTGTTGATACCATGGTTCAGGAGGTGTTCGAGTTGACAGGATATGACAGGGTAATGGCATACAAATTTCATGATGATGATCACGGAGAAGTTGTGTCTGAGATTACAAAACCTGGCCTCGACCCATACCTAGGATTGCATTATCCAGCAACTGATATTCCACAGGCTGCTCGATTCTtgtttatgaaaaataaagttCGTCTGATATGTGATTGCCGCGCAAAATATGTGCAGGTGATCCAGGACGAGAAGCTTCCTTTCGACTTGACTCTATGTGGTTCAACGCTCAGAGCGCCACATGGTTGTCACGCTCAATACATGGAGAATATGAACTCTATTGGATCCTTAGTTATGGCTGTTGTTGTCAACGATGAGGATGAAGAAAACAATGGCTCTACTCCACAGCCCCAACAAAAGAGAAAGAGGCTATGGGGTTTAGTTGTCTGCCATCACACGTCGCCAAGGTTTGTCCCATTCCCTTTGCGTTATGCATGCGAGTTTCTGGCTCAAGTATTCGCCATCCATGTGAATAAAGAACTAGAGTTGGAAAACCAATACCTCGAGAAGAAAATCCTCAGAACTCAGACTCTTCTCTGTGATATGCTGATGAGGGATGCTCCGTTAGGTATAGTAACGCAAAGTCCAAACATTATGGATCTTGTCAAGTGTGATGGGGCCGCACTTTTGTACAACAATAAGTTATGGAAACTTGGGGTCACTCCAACCGACTACCAAATTAAAGATATCGCTGTGTGGCTGTCCCTTGATCACAAAGATTCGACAGGGTTAAGCACGGATAGTTTGTACGATGCTGGGTATCCAGGAGCTCTTGCTCTTGGGGATTCTGTGTGTGGGATGGCTGCTGTCCGAATTACGATGAAAGATATGCTCTTTTGGTTCCGGTCCCACACTGCTGCGGAGATTAAATGGGGTGGTGCTAAACATCATCCAGGTGAGAAGGATGATGGATCGAAGATGCACCCAAGATCATCATTCAAGGCTTTCCTTGAGGTTGTGAAGAACAGGAGTGTACCTTGGAAGGATTTTGAAATGGATGCAATCCATTCATTGCAGCTTATTCTTAGAAATACTTTCAAAGCTATGGAAGCCGCAGACTTAAATACATCTGTAATCCATTCTAAAATCAGCGATCTCAAAATCGATGGCATTCGGGAGCTTGAAGCAGTGACCAGCGAGATGGTGCGCTTGATTGAAACAGCCACCGTCCCCATTTTTGCAGTTGATTCTGATGGACTTGTTAATGGTTGGAACACCAAAATTTCTGAGCTCACCAGGCTTCCAGTAACTGGCGCTGTTGGAAAACATATAGCAGCACTAGTTGAAGACTCATCTATTGATACGGTCAGGAATCTGTTGCAATCAGCACTTCAAG GAAAAGAGGAGAAAAATGTTCAGTTCGAGATCAAAAGGCACCAATCAATGGTAGACGGTCCCATCAGCTTAGTTGTGAATGCTTGTGCAAGCAAGGATGTCAATGGAAATGTTATCGGGGTATGTTTCATTGCTCAGGATATAACTGGTCAGAAATCAGTTATGGACAAGTTCACACGAATTGAAGGAGATTATAAAGCAATAGTACAGAATCCGAACCCCTTGATTCCCCCGATATTTGGAACAGATGAATTCGGGTGGTGTTCAGAATGGAACCCTGCAATGTCAAAGCTAACAGGATATAAGCGAGAGGAGGTCATCGATAAGATGTTACTAGGGGAAGTTTTTGGGACCCAGAAATCATGCTGTCGTCTCAAAAATCAGGAAGCATTCGTAAACCTCGGTGTTGTATTGAATGGTGCTATGAGTGGCCAAGATACCGAGAAAGTCCCAATCGGGTTTTTCACGCGTAGTGGAAAATTTATTGAATGTCTGCTTTGTGTGAGCAAGAAGTTAGACAGAGAAGGCGCAGTCACTGGCGCTTTTTGCTTCTTGCAGCTCGCTAGTCAGGATTTGCAGCACGCACTCCATGTTCAACGACTAGCTGAGCAAGCGGCTCTGAAGAGGCTCAAGGCATTAGCTTACGTGAAAAGACAGATACGAAATCCTTTGTCAGGCATTATGTTCTCTAGAAAGATGCTCGAAGGTACTGAATTGGGAGACGAGCAAAGGTTACTATTGCATACAAGTGCGCAGTGCCAACGACAACTTAACAAGGTCCTAGAAGATTCAGATTTGGATAGTATCATTGACGG GTACCTTGAGCTCGACATGGTGGAATTTTCTATCCAAGATGTACTAGTAGCTTCAATGAGTCAGGTAATGACGAAGAGCAACGAGAAGGGAGTTCGGATAGAGAACGAGTCGTCAGAAGAGTGCCTAAAGGAGACTTTGTATGGAGATAACTTAAGGCTTCAGCAAGTCCTGGCAGATTTTCTGTGGATTGCAGTGAATGCTACACCTGCTGGAGGTCACATTGGACTTAAAGTTGGTTTGGCAAAGGATAAGATAGGGGAATCTGTTCAGCTAGGAAAGTTGGAATTCAG GATATTACATACAGGCGGAGGCGTATCAGAAGAATTACTCGGACAGATGTTTGAGAGCAGCGGAGATGCAACTGAAGAGGGTATTAGTCTGCTGATAAGCAGAAAGTTAGTGAAGCTAATGAATGGAGAGATCCAATATCTGAGATCTGCTGGCTCATCGACGTTCATTATATCTGTTGAACTTGCTGTAGCCGATAAAGCTATGCATTAA